In a genomic window of Gossypium arboreum isolate Shixiya-1 chromosome 7, ASM2569848v2, whole genome shotgun sequence:
- the LOC108469395 gene encoding NADPH:adrenodoxin oxidoreductase, mitochondrial yields MAIFGARRVLWRSFSTISSHPLRVCIVGSGPAGFYTAEKILKTHQGSQVDIIDRLPTPYGLVRSGVAPDHPETKNVINQFSRVAQNGRCSFMGNVALGYSISLVELRELYHVVVLAYGAESDRVVGIPGEDLKGVHSAREFVWWYNGHPDGRNLDPDLKNTDTAVILGQGNVALDVARILLRPTSELAITDIASHALTALEQSSIRKVYLVGRRGPVQAACTAKELREVLGIKDLYIHIKETDLKITPADEEEMKNSRIHRRIYELLSKAATAGPSQPSSGQRELHFVFFRQPDRFLESYDKKGYVSGVHLEKTTLKGIGSGKQIAIGTGQFENLSCGIVLKSIGYKSVPVDDLPFDNQKGVVPNVKGRVLSDNSGDPTSIENGLYVCGWLKRGPTGIIATNLYCAEETVASLSEDLELGVLASTTRLPKLGRDGLLQILDNRNVRVVPFSAWERIDKEEKRLGSLRNKPREKLTSWEELLKVAGSE; encoded by the exons ATGGCAATATTTGGAGCTAGACGAGTTTTATGGCGAAGCTTTTCGACAATTTCTTCTCATCCGTTACGTGTCTGCATCGTCGGAAGCGGTCCCGCCGGCTTCTACACTGCGGAAAAG ATATTGAAGACTCATCAAGGATCACAAGTTGACATTATTGATCGATTACCTACGCCCTATGGATTAGTACGCTCTGGCGTTGCACCTGATCATCCCGAAACTAAG AATGTGATTAATCAATTCTCTCGGGTTGCACAAAACGGACGGTGTTCTTTTATGGGGAATGTTGCTCTTGGATATTCGATTTCTTTGGTGGAACTTCGGGAGCTTTACCATGTC GTGGTGCTTGCTTATGGTGCGGAAAGTGATAGAGTTGTAGGCATTCCGGGAGAA GATTTGAAAGGAGTACATTCAGCTAGAGAGTTTGTTTGGTGGTATAATGGGCACCCAGATGGAAGAAACCTGGACCCTGATTTGAAGAACACAGATACAGCTGTTATCCTTGGTCAG GGAAATGTAGCTCTTGATGTTGCTCGTATCCTTCTACGTCCAACATCTGAATTGGCAATAACTGATATTGCTAGCCATGCTTTGACTGCTTTGGAACAAAGCTCTATAAG GAAAGTATATCTGGTTGGAAGACGTGGACCAGTCCAAGCAGCCTGTACTGCAAAAGAGCTCCGAGAAGTTCTTG GTATTAAAGATTTGTATATTCACATAAAGGAAACAGATTTGAAGATAACCCCGGCTGATGAG GAAGAAATGAAAAACAGTCGTATTCATCGGAGGATTTATGAGTTACTTTCTAAGGCAGCAACTGCAGGACCTTCCCAACCTAGTTCGGGTCAACGCGAACTTCATTTTGTTTTCTTCCGTCAACCTGATAGATTTCTAGAATCATATGACAAAAAGGGATACGTTTCTGGGGTGCACCTTGAGAAGACAACTCTAAAAG GTATTGGCTCTGGAAAACAGATTGCCATAGGTACTGGACAATTTGAAAATCTTTCTTGTGg GATTGTGCTAAAGAGTATTGGCTATAAATCAGTGCCAGTCGATGATTTGCCATTTGATAATCAGAAAG GTGTGGTTCCAAATGTTAAAGGTCGAGTTCTAAGTGACAATTCTGGAGATCCTACATCAATTGAGAATGGATTGTATGTCTGCGGATGGTTGAAGAGAGGACCAACTGGCATTATCGCTACGAATCTTTACTGTGCTGAGGAAACT GTCGCAAGTTTATCAGAAGATCTTGAACTAGGTGTCTTAGCATCAACAACCAGGTTGCCGAAACTTGGAAGAGATGGACTCCTCCAGATTTTGGACAATAGAAATGTCCGAGTTGTACCTTTCAGTGCTTGGGAAAGAATAGACAAGGAAGAGAAGAGGTTAGGGAGTTTGAGAAATAAACCAAGAGAGAAATTGACCTCATGGGAGGAGCTACTAAAAGTTGCTGGCTCTGAATGA
- the LOC108459811 gene encoding DNA-directed RNA polymerases II and IV subunit 5A-like has product MVLSDDEIRRLFRIRKTVLQLLKDRDYFVGDFEINMSREQFISKFGENMKREDLIINKAKRNDSSDQIYVFFPEEPKVGVKTMKTYTNRMKSENVFRAILVVQQNLTPFARTCINEISSKFHLEVFQETELLVNVKEHSLVPEHQVLTTEEKKTLLQRYTVKETQLPRIQVSDPIARYYGLKRGQVVKIIRPSETAGRYITYRYVV; this is encoded by the exons ATGGTTCTGTCGGACGATGAAATCAGGAGGTTGTTTCGTATCCGAAAGACGGTATTGCAGTTGTTGAAAGACAGAGATTACTTCGTCGGAGATTTCGAGATTAACATGTCTAGAGAACAATTTATTTCCAAATTCGGCGAAAACATGAAAAGGGAGGATCTCATTATTAATAAAGCTAAGCGAAACGATAGCTCTGATCAG ATCTATGTTTTCTTTCCTGAAGAACCCAAGGTTGGTGTGAAAACAATGAAGACATATACCAACCGCATGAAATCGGAGAATGTATTTAGGGCTATACTGGTTGTGCAACAAAATTTGACTCCCTTTGCTCGGACTTGTATCAatgaaatttcttccaaattccACTTGGAGGTTTTCCAG GAAACGGAGCTCCTTGTTAATGTAAAAGAACATTCTCTTGTTCCGGAGCATCAGGTGCTTACTACCGAGGAGAAAAAGACTTTGCTGCAGAGATATACTGTAAAGGAAACACAG CTGCCGCGTATCCAGGTGAGTGATCCGATCGCAAGATACTACGGGCTGAAGCGTGGACAAGTGGTGAAGATAATTAGGCCTAGCGAGACTGCTGGTCGTTATATTACCTATCGGTATGTGGTGTGA